One Bacteroidota bacterium genomic window carries:
- a CDS encoding transferase: protein MYKKHTYVLGTHLSHDGSACLLKDGKIAVAIEKERITRIKHHGGNDKLAIEYCLEAEGITIDDIDLVVQNANFEKETIETTNYSGARAFTSNFKAPIVTISHHLAHAYSAIGTSPFDDCNVMVIDGSGSPFTQCDDIAGATIPNLSSIHENPHHFWCEKFSVYKYHNNILTPIFKDFSEFNHMQAAEQLHMPTIIHSIGGAYQAASQYCFGNVDDTGKLMGLSPYGVKDSYQLPVFELRDGRVFNTLDWLNELKQPSRSYDNFNTHFQHYANIARWLQDETERALLYLFNYHQNTLPNKNWCYAGGVGLNAVANQRILAETSIENLYIQPAAGDNGIAIGCAYYGWLEILKKERIKHTGTSNFGKKYTVDISSLPENLTIQKTTDWITITAKLLSEGNVIAWFNEGCEFGPRALGYRSILADPRKAGVKDYINKYIKLREDFRPFAPAVMREHCTDYFKYDWDSPYMILVNPVKPEWEKPLNNVVHLNGTARVQTVTEENNINFYNLLRDFKNKTGLPILLNTSLNRKGMPIIETPQQAISFFIESPLDYLIFENIIIGKVK from the coding sequence GTGTACAAAAAACATACATACGTTTTAGGCACGCATTTATCACATGATGGTAGTGCCTGTTTATTAAAAGACGGTAAGATTGCAGTAGCAATAGAAAAAGAACGCATCACCCGAATAAAACACCACGGGGGAAACGATAAACTGGCTATTGAATACTGCTTAGAAGCTGAAGGCATAACAATAGACGATATTGACCTTGTTGTACAAAATGCCAATTTTGAAAAGGAAACAATAGAAACCACAAACTACAGTGGGGCTAGGGCGTTTACATCTAATTTTAAAGCCCCCATTGTTACCATATCCCATCACCTAGCCCATGCTTACAGCGCAATAGGTACTTCGCCATTTGACGACTGTAATGTTATGGTAATTGACGGTAGTGGCAGTCCCTTTACACAATGCGACGATATTGCAGGGGCTACTATACCAAATCTTTCATCAATACATGAAAATCCTCACCATTTTTGGTGCGAGAAATTTAGTGTGTACAAATACCACAACAACATTCTCACTCCCATATTTAAGGACTTTTCTGAATTTAACCATATGCAAGCCGCTGAACAGTTGCATATGCCTACAATAATTCACTCTATTGGAGGAGCCTACCAAGCAGCCAGCCAATATTGCTTTGGCAACGTTGACGATACAGGTAAACTAATGGGGTTATCACCTTATGGAGTAAAAGACAGTTATCAGCTTCCAGTTTTTGAACTTAGAGACGGCAGGGTGTTTAATACATTAGATTGGCTTAACGAACTTAAACAGCCCTCAAGAAGCTATGATAACTTCAACACACATTTCCAGCATTATGCTAATATAGCCCGTTGGCTACAAGACGAGACCGAAAGGGCATTGCTATACCTTTTTAATTACCACCAAAACACGCTTCCGAATAAAAACTGGTGCTACGCAGGTGGTGTTGGCCTAAACGCGGTTGCAAACCAACGTATATTGGCTGAAACAAGTATTGAAAACCTATACATACAACCTGCAGCAGGCGACAATGGCATTGCAATAGGTTGCGCCTATTACGGCTGGCTTGAAATACTAAAGAAAGAGCGGATTAAACATACCGGCACATCTAATTTTGGGAAAAAATACACGGTTGATATTTCATCGCTACCTGAAAACCTTACTATTCAAAAAACAACTGATTGGATAACCATTACTGCTAAATTATTATCTGAGGGTAATGTTATAGCCTGGTTTAACGAAGGCTGTGAATTTGGACCTCGTGCATTAGGCTACAGAAGTATTCTTGCCGACCCAAGAAAAGCTGGAGTTAAAGACTATATTAATAAATATATAAAGCTACGAGAGGATTTCAGGCCATTTGCTCCGGCGGTGATGAGGGAGCACTGTACTGACTATTTTAAATATGATTGGGACTCTCCTTATATGATACTGGTAAATCCCGTAAAGCCTGAATGGGAAAAACCATTGAACAATGTTGTACACCTTAACGGTACTGCACGGGTGCAAACTGTTACAGAAGAAAACAATATAAATTTCTATAATTTACTTCGCGACTTTAAAAACAAGACAGGCTTACCAATACTATTAAACACATCTCTTAATCGTAAGGGTATGCCTATAATCGAAACGCCACAGCAGGCAATATCTTTCTTTATTGAATCACCTTTGGACTATTTAATTTTTGAAAACATTATTATTGGTAAGGTCAAATGA